A single genomic interval of Polynucleobacter necessarius harbors:
- the polA gene encoding DNA polymerase I: MTKHRLLLVDGSNYLYRAFQAMPDLRNGAGEPTGAIYGMVKMMRRARSELKADHIACVFDDKGKTFRDEMYSEYKAHRSPMPEALVKQIEPIHAMVKALGWPVLMVNGVEADDVIGTLACQATQAGWETIISTGDKDLAQLVNSSVTLINTMTNEKLDIEGVKEKFGVPPELIVDYLSIIGDAVDNVPGVPKAGPKTANKWLAEFGNLDNLMANADQVKGVVGENLRATLPWLPQARQLITVKTDCDLSPHLPGLDDLHAKPEDAPLLRELFERYAFKTWLRDVEKQLTSPDDQAETIIFDLAGSPISDASNGNAGEEKKSRAIVSSPTKDLSQETRDSQDASERHYECVVDEVGLEKWLKKIESANLTAVDTETTSLDALVAELVGISLSVKPGEACYIPVAHRNGEVQLNRDIVRAKLKPWLESTTHLKVGQNLKYDAHIFANYGITLKGLAFDTLLESYVLESHLPHNMDSLAERHLGMKTIRYEEVCGKGAHQIGFDQVDLKIATDYAAEDADITLRLHLELWPQIQENPGLLYIYETVEMPAMRVLGMMERNGIRIDSARLAKQGQQVGKRLLELEGEIHRLAGQPFNIQSPKQIAEILFGKLELPVIKKTPSGAPSTNEEVLQKLAEDYPLPARILDYRSLAKLMSTYIEKLPRMADPKTGRVHTNFSQATAVTGRLASSDPNLQNIPVRTEEGRRIREAFIPAEGCKLLSADYSQIELRIMAHIAEDANLLAAFRDGKDVHQATAAEIFGVPLDDVNCEQRRYAKVINFGLIYGMSAFGLAGNLGIERSVAKNYIAQYFDRYPGVAQYMERTRLEARDNGYVETVFGRRLWLPEIKGSNGPRRQGAERAAINAPMQGTAADLIKLAMIAVEDWLEKEQLKTKMLLQVHDELVFDVPMDEIELLQAKLPDLMCHVAELKVPLVVSIGIGDNWEEAH; the protein is encoded by the coding sequence ATGACTAAACATAGACTCTTGTTGGTAGACGGCTCTAACTACCTCTATCGCGCCTTTCAGGCTATGCCAGACCTCAGAAATGGGGCTGGAGAGCCCACTGGGGCTATTTATGGCATGGTCAAGATGATGCGCCGGGCCCGGTCTGAGCTCAAGGCCGACCATATTGCCTGTGTTTTTGATGACAAAGGGAAAACCTTCCGGGATGAAATGTACTCGGAATACAAGGCGCATCGCTCGCCAATGCCGGAAGCCTTGGTAAAGCAAATCGAGCCCATTCATGCCATGGTCAAAGCGTTAGGTTGGCCGGTACTCATGGTCAATGGGGTGGAGGCAGATGACGTCATCGGAACTCTAGCTTGTCAGGCGACGCAAGCAGGTTGGGAAACGATTATTTCCACCGGGGATAAAGATTTGGCGCAATTGGTCAATTCCTCGGTCACGCTCATTAATACGATGACGAATGAAAAACTCGATATCGAAGGTGTTAAAGAAAAGTTTGGCGTTCCTCCTGAATTGATTGTGGATTATTTATCCATCATTGGTGATGCTGTCGATAACGTACCAGGCGTTCCTAAAGCGGGACCTAAGACAGCGAATAAATGGTTAGCGGAGTTTGGCAATCTTGATAACTTGATGGCCAATGCTGATCAAGTCAAAGGCGTTGTTGGTGAAAACTTGCGCGCTACCCTTCCTTGGCTTCCGCAAGCTCGACAACTCATTACTGTCAAAACAGATTGTGATTTATCGCCTCATTTGCCTGGCTTGGATGATCTACATGCCAAGCCAGAGGATGCCCCTTTGCTGCGCGAGTTGTTCGAAAGATACGCGTTTAAGACTTGGTTGCGTGATGTGGAAAAGCAGCTGACAAGCCCAGATGATCAGGCTGAGACGATCATTTTTGATTTAGCCGGCAGTCCGATTTCAGATGCGTCTAATGGTAATGCTGGCGAAGAGAAAAAATCTCGCGCCATTGTGAGTTCACCAACCAAAGATTTGTCGCAAGAAACCCGCGACTCTCAAGATGCGAGCGAGCGACACTACGAATGCGTAGTCGATGAAGTAGGTTTGGAGAAGTGGCTGAAAAAAATTGAGTCTGCAAATTTAACCGCGGTCGATACTGAAACTACTAGTCTAGATGCGCTTGTAGCTGAATTGGTCGGCATTTCTTTATCAGTAAAACCAGGTGAGGCTTGTTACATTCCAGTCGCGCATCGCAATGGTGAAGTGCAGCTCAATCGCGATATTGTGCGTGCAAAGTTGAAGCCTTGGTTAGAAAGTACAACGCATTTAAAGGTTGGTCAAAATCTGAAGTACGACGCTCATATTTTTGCAAACTATGGCATCACTTTAAAAGGTTTGGCATTCGATACTTTGCTAGAGTCGTATGTGCTTGAGTCGCACCTGCCGCACAATATGGATAGCCTGGCAGAGCGTCACCTAGGGATGAAAACCATTCGTTACGAAGAGGTTTGTGGCAAAGGGGCTCATCAGATTGGCTTTGATCAGGTGGACCTGAAAATTGCTACAGATTACGCGGCAGAAGATGCGGATATCACTTTGCGCCTGCATTTAGAGTTATGGCCGCAGATTCAGGAAAACCCCGGTTTACTCTACATTTATGAAACAGTGGAAATGCCCGCTATGCGTGTGTTGGGCATGATGGAGCGCAATGGCATTCGGATTGATTCGGCTCGCTTGGCTAAACAAGGGCAGCAAGTAGGCAAGCGTCTTTTAGAGTTGGAAGGGGAAATTCATCGGCTTGCTGGTCAGCCCTTCAATATCCAGTCACCTAAACAAATCGCCGAAATTTTATTTGGAAAACTTGAATTACCCGTCATCAAGAAAACGCCATCAGGCGCGCCATCTACAAATGAAGAGGTTTTGCAGAAGCTGGCTGAAGACTATCCATTGCCAGCACGCATTCTGGACTATCGCAGTTTGGCGAAGTTGATGTCGACTTATATTGAAAAGCTACCTCGCATGGCTGATCCAAAAACAGGACGAGTTCATACCAACTTCTCGCAAGCTACGGCAGTCACCGGCCGCCTCGCATCAAGTGATCCGAATCTGCAAAATATTCCCGTGCGTACCGAAGAGGGTAGGCGTATTCGAGAGGCCTTTATTCCGGCGGAAGGTTGTAAATTATTGTCGGCCGACTACTCGCAGATAGAGTTGCGCATCATGGCGCATATCGCTGAAGATGCAAATCTTTTAGCTGCCTTTAGAGACGGTAAAGACGTACACCAAGCTACAGCCGCGGAAATCTTTGGCGTACCATTAGATGATGTTAATTGTGAGCAGCGTCGTTATGCCAAGGTGATTAACTTTGGCCTTATTTACGGCATGAGTGCTTTTGGATTGGCGGGTAACTTGGGTATTGAGCGCTCGGTTGCCAAAAACTATATTGCTCAATACTTCGATCGTTATCCAGGGGTTGCGCAGTATATGGAGCGTACCCGCCTTGAAGCACGAGACAATGGTTATGTAGAAACGGTCTTTGGGCGTCGTCTTTGGTTGCCAGAGATTAAAGGCTCTAATGGGCCGCGTCGCCAGGGGGCTGAACGCGCTGCCATCAACGCCCCGATGCAGGGTACAGCCGCGGATTTAATCAAGTTAGCCATGATTGCGGTTGAGGATTGGCTCGAAAAAGAGCAGCTGAAAACCAAAATGCTCCTGCAGGTGCACGATGAATTGGTGTTTGATGTGCCCATGGATGAGATTGAGCTGTTACAGGCCAAGTTGCCGGATTTAATGTGTCACGTGGCGGAGCTGAAAGTGCCTTTGGTGGTTAGTATTGGGATTGGCGATAATTGGGAAGAGGCGCACTAA
- a CDS encoding ZIP family metal transporter, which translates to MTVLQSILLVTALAGTASVLVAASCSLAMLSKMVNNMVSLSVGILLATALLHSLPEAFSIECARSQLLFATLLAGLLGFFLLEKIALLRHDHHHEDDGHHHHHGHDAENAGRSGWMILVGDGIHNFVDGILIAAAFMADYQVGIFTAIAIIAHEIPQEIGDFIVLLNAGFSRARALLYNFICGLSAVVGGVLAYFCLDKAHAAMPYLLVIASSGFIYIAVSDLIPQMHRRPHWAESLRQTILIACGVGFVVLLSLLH; encoded by the coding sequence ATGACTGTCTTACAAAGCATTCTCTTGGTCACTGCCTTAGCGGGAACCGCTAGCGTTTTAGTGGCTGCAAGTTGCTCTTTGGCTATGTTGTCGAAGATGGTTAATAACATGGTGAGTTTGTCGGTTGGTATTTTGTTGGCAACCGCTTTGCTGCACTCCTTGCCAGAGGCATTTAGCATCGAATGCGCAAGGTCTCAACTCTTATTCGCAACCTTGCTTGCTGGCTTGCTTGGTTTTTTCTTATTAGAAAAAATCGCTTTGTTGCGCCACGATCACCATCACGAAGACGATGGTCACCATCACCATCATGGGCATGATGCGGAAAATGCTGGACGCAGTGGGTGGATGATTTTGGTTGGTGATGGTATTCATAACTTTGTCGATGGCATCTTGATTGCCGCAGCCTTCATGGCGGACTATCAAGTAGGTATCTTCACCGCGATCGCCATCATTGCCCATGAAATCCCGCAAGAGATTGGCGACTTCATAGTTTTGCTCAACGCCGGATTCTCAAGGGCTCGCGCCTTGCTGTACAACTTCATTTGTGGCTTATCTGCCGTGGTTGGCGGCGTCTTGGCGTATTTCTGTTTGGATAAGGCGCATGCAGCGATGCCATATTTACTCGTCATTGCTTCCAGTGGTTTTATTTACATTGCCGTGAGCGATTTGATTCCACAAATGCACCGTCGCCCACACTGGGCTGAATCACTACGTCAAACAATTTTGATTGCCTGCGGGGTTGGATTTGTGGTTCTACTGTCCCTGCTGCATTAA
- the xseB gene encoding exodeoxyribonuclease VII small subunit: MATKKSEGQKPGLEVQIDPDLRYEQAVKELENLISDMEAGKFSLEEILLAYQRGAALLKHCQGMLTQVEQQVRVFEA, from the coding sequence ATGGCAACCAAGAAGTCTGAGGGTCAAAAACCTGGTCTAGAGGTCCAGATTGACCCAGATTTGCGTTATGAACAGGCTGTGAAGGAGCTTGAAAACCTAATTTCTGACATGGAAGCTGGAAAATTTTCCCTAGAAGAGATCTTGCTGGCTTATCAACGGGGTGCAGCCTTGCTGAAGCATTGCCAGGGAATGTTGACGCAAGTTGAGCAACAGGTTCGAGTGTTCGAGGCTTAA
- the dxs gene encoding 1-deoxy-D-xylulose-5-phosphate synthase, translating into MTLHSIHSPDDLKKLSREELPAVADELREFVLDSVSKTGGHLSSNLGTVELSIALHYVFDTPDDRIVWDVGHQSYPHKILTGRRERMNTLRQYKGLSGFPHRSESEFDAFGTGHSSTSISAAMGMARAFQTKGERHVAVAVIGDSAMTGGQAFEAMNNAGVYDDLPLVVILNDNDMSISPAVGALNRHLARLLSGNIYSATKKGIDSVLSIAPPLREFAKRLEDHAKGMVSPSTIFQEFGFNYFGPIDGHDLDALIPMLQNVRRLALEGRGPQFLHVVTKKGQGYELAEADPVLYHGPSKFNPEEGVKKAVASKKTFTQIFGEWLCDMAHADPLLIGITPAMREGSGLVEFEKNFPKRYYDVGIAEQHAVTFAAGMACEGMKPVVAIYSTFLQRAYDQLIHDVALQDLPVLFALDRAGLVGADGATHAGAYDIPFLRCIPNMLVMTPADEAECWDLLTTAFHQPHPSAVRYPRGSGVGATPSKELRTLPIGKGEVRRKSTAPAGQRVAILAFGTLLYPAFEMAEGINGTVANMRFVKPLDVDLIQSLAADHDYLVTIEDGAIAGGAGSACLEALSNLGIHKPLLQLGLPDAFIEHGDYGLLMTKCGLDVEGIANSIKQRFPAVLTPNSVLVGK; encoded by the coding sequence ATGACTTTACATTCCATCCATTCCCCTGACGATCTTAAAAAACTCTCGCGTGAAGAGTTGCCCGCAGTAGCGGATGAATTGCGCGAATTTGTTTTAGATTCTGTTTCAAAAACAGGTGGTCATTTATCGTCCAATTTGGGAACGGTCGAATTGTCCATCGCTTTGCATTACGTCTTTGATACACCAGATGATCGGATTGTGTGGGACGTAGGGCATCAAAGTTATCCGCATAAAATTTTGACAGGTCGTCGCGAGCGCATGAACACCTTGCGTCAATACAAAGGCCTTTCGGGATTCCCACACCGCTCAGAAAGTGAGTTTGATGCTTTTGGTACTGGCCACTCATCTACGAGTATTTCCGCTGCCATGGGTATGGCGCGCGCGTTTCAAACAAAGGGCGAGAGACATGTTGCTGTAGCCGTCATTGGTGATAGCGCGATGACAGGCGGCCAAGCATTTGAGGCAATGAATAACGCAGGCGTGTATGACGATCTGCCTTTAGTTGTCATTTTGAATGACAATGATATGTCGATCTCTCCTGCGGTGGGCGCGCTTAATCGCCATTTGGCTAGATTGCTTAGCGGCAATATTTATTCCGCAACCAAAAAAGGGATTGACAGTGTTTTATCGATCGCGCCACCCTTACGTGAGTTCGCTAAACGTCTTGAAGATCATGCCAAGGGTATGGTTTCTCCATCCACTATCTTCCAAGAGTTTGGCTTCAATTACTTTGGTCCGATTGATGGTCACGACTTAGATGCCTTGATTCCCATGTTGCAGAACGTACGTCGCTTAGCGCTTGAAGGGCGCGGCCCGCAGTTCTTGCATGTGGTGACTAAAAAAGGCCAAGGCTATGAGTTAGCCGAAGCGGATCCAGTGCTGTATCACGGCCCTAGCAAATTCAATCCAGAAGAAGGCGTTAAAAAAGCAGTTGCCAGCAAGAAAACGTTCACTCAAATATTCGGTGAATGGTTATGCGATATGGCGCATGCCGATCCTTTGTTGATTGGTATTACTCCGGCAATGCGTGAAGGCTCTGGCTTAGTTGAGTTTGAAAAGAATTTTCCGAAGCGTTACTACGATGTTGGTATCGCTGAGCAGCATGCGGTGACGTTTGCAGCCGGCATGGCCTGCGAAGGGATGAAGCCAGTAGTGGCAATCTATTCCACTTTCTTGCAGCGTGCCTACGATCAGTTAATTCATGATGTGGCTTTGCAAGATTTACCAGTGCTGTTCGCGCTCGATCGTGCAGGCTTGGTAGGCGCTGATGGCGCAACTCATGCTGGTGCATATGACATCCCATTCTTGCGCTGCATCCCGAATATGCTGGTGATGACGCCCGCAGATGAAGCGGAATGCTGGGATTTATTAACAACTGCTTTTCATCAGCCGCATCCAAGCGCAGTGCGTTACCCACGCGGATCTGGTGTTGGCGCAACTCCTTCTAAAGAATTGCGTACTTTGCCGATAGGCAAAGGCGAAGTTCGTCGCAAATCGACTGCGCCAGCTGGACAACGTGTGGCGATATTGGCTTTTGGTACTTTGCTTTATCCCGCATTCGAAATGGCCGAGGGTATTAACGGGACGGTTGCCAATATGCGTTTTGTTAAACCGCTTGATGTAGATTTGATTCAATCTCTAGCGGCAGATCATGATTATTTGGTCACGATTGAAGATGGCGCGATTGCTGGCGGCGCTGGTAGCGCCTGTTTAGAAGCGTTATCAAACCTCGGAATTCATAAACCCCTCCTGCAATTAGGTCTTCCTGATGCATTTATTGAACATGGTGACTACGGTTTACTGATGACCAAGTGTGGCTTGGATGTAGAAGGTATTGCCAACTCTATCAAACAGCGTTTTCCGGCGGTATTGACACCAAATTCTGTGCTTGTGGGCAAATAA
- a CDS encoding polyprenyl synthetase family protein yields the protein MTTAFQFQDRVSSYSERTELALERLLDSAQTIPHRFHEAMRYAAQGGGKRIRPLLVYAAGQLGENGDAARAESLDAAAVAIECIHAYSLVHDDLPCMDDDDLRRGRPTVHKAFDEATALLVGDALQTRAFEILANANCDAQVRLQMIAALAASSGSRGMAGGQAIDLESVGKKLDLAGLKQMHAMKTGALLSCAVELGGIAAHLDKTQMTHLATYSRSLGLAFQIVDDVLDATADRQTLGKTAGKDAAANKPTYVTLMGLDYAKKQAKELQEAAIASLDSFGVSAQALKDLALLVVNRGK from the coding sequence TTGACTACTGCTTTTCAATTTCAAGATCGGGTGAGCTCTTACTCTGAGCGAACCGAGTTGGCTTTAGAGCGCTTGCTCGATTCCGCCCAAACGATCCCCCATCGCTTCCATGAGGCGATGCGTTATGCGGCGCAAGGTGGGGGCAAGCGGATACGTCCCTTGTTGGTTTATGCCGCTGGTCAACTTGGTGAAAATGGAGATGCGGCTAGAGCTGAGTCATTGGACGCCGCCGCTGTGGCAATTGAATGTATCCACGCTTACTCATTGGTGCATGATGATTTGCCCTGCATGGACGATGATGATTTGCGCCGTGGTCGTCCAACAGTGCATAAAGCATTTGATGAGGCAACAGCGCTATTAGTTGGTGATGCGTTACAAACGCGCGCCTTTGAAATCCTAGCCAATGCAAACTGCGACGCTCAAGTACGTCTGCAAATGATTGCCGCTTTAGCCGCTTCCTCTGGCTCGCGGGGGATGGCAGGTGGACAGGCGATTGATTTGGAAAGTGTCGGCAAAAAGTTAGATCTCGCTGGCCTAAAGCAAATGCATGCAATGAAGACCGGCGCTCTATTATCTTGCGCGGTGGAATTAGGCGGTATTGCCGCTCATCTGGATAAGACGCAAATGACGCATCTCGCAACTTATTCAAGATCCCTGGGATTGGCATTTCAGATTGTGGATGATGTACTCGATGCCACTGCTGACAGACAGACATTGGGTAAGACGGCCGGCAAAGATGCTGCCGCCAATAAGCCGACCTATGTGACCTTGATGGGTTTAGACTATGCAAAGAAACAAGCTAAGGAGCTGCAAGAGGCAGCTATTGCTAGCTTGGATAGTTTTGGCGTATCAGCGCAGGCATTAAAAGATTTAGCTCTCTTAGTTGTTAATCGCGGTAAGTAA
- a CDS encoding sulfurtransferase, with translation MTPQITANQLEEIINSGENVLLCDCRFDLADPLSGRKSYEESHIPGAIYVDLDKDLSGNKTGTNGRHPLPSPEAWAQTKTRLGISPNTLIVAYDKQGSVYASRLWWMLKATGHASVRVLDGGLDAWNGLMGSTPRTPIPCNQVIASMPYTGLVLVNEVVGNLESKKNKIIDARAEDRFHGQNETLDPVGGHIPGAMNRFFKNNLNATAFKTPEQLFKEYSEFLGPIKASQVIHQCGSGVTACHNLLAMEVAGFKGSRLYAGSWSEWCADPKRPVEL, from the coding sequence ATGACTCCTCAAATTACCGCAAACCAGTTAGAAGAAATCATTAATAGTGGCGAGAATGTTTTGCTCTGTGATTGCCGATTTGATCTAGCCGATCCTTTGAGCGGCAGAAAATCCTACGAAGAAAGCCATATTCCCGGCGCAATCTATGTCGACCTCGACAAAGACCTATCGGGCAATAAGACCGGCACCAATGGTCGCCACCCCCTACCGAGTCCAGAAGCCTGGGCACAAACTAAAACACGGCTAGGCATCAGCCCAAATACACTGATAGTTGCGTATGACAAACAAGGCTCCGTCTATGCCAGCCGCTTATGGTGGATGCTCAAAGCCACTGGTCATGCCAGTGTCCGCGTGCTGGATGGCGGTTTAGATGCCTGGAACGGCCTCATGGGCTCGACCCCAAGAACACCCATTCCTTGTAATCAAGTGATTGCATCGATGCCTTATACCGGCCTGGTTCTGGTGAATGAGGTTGTTGGCAATCTTGAAAGCAAGAAAAATAAAATCATTGATGCTCGTGCCGAAGATCGTTTTCATGGTCAGAACGAAACACTGGATCCCGTTGGCGGACATATCCCTGGCGCAATGAATCGCTTCTTTAAAAACAATCTCAATGCGACTGCGTTTAAAACTCCAGAACAATTATTTAAAGAGTATTCGGAATTTCTGGGTCCGATTAAAGCTTCTCAAGTCATTCATCAATGCGGATCTGGAGTTACCGCTTGCCACAATCTCCTGGCAATGGAAGTCGCTGGCTTTAAAGGCTCACGTCTGTATGCGGGCAGCTGGAGCGAGTGGTGCGCAGATCCCAAAAGACCTGTTGAGCTTTAA